AAGAGAATGGCAGGAGAAAAACTCCTGCCATGGTTGCAGGGTTGATAGATCATAGGATGGGCTGGAAAGAGATATTATGGCTAAAAATAAACAAAATATGAATCAACAAAGGATTAGGGGACTACCATTTTTTAAATCACAAATAATAAATGCAAGGCCTTAATTTCAAGAATATGAAAGCTGTTATTCCTGCAGCCGGTTTAGGGACGCGTTTCCTTCCTGCGACCAAGAGCACACCCAAGGAAATGTTGCCCGTTGTCGATAAGCCAGCCATACAGTATGTTGTTGAAGAAGCCGTAAAATCAGGCATAGATGACATTTTGATTATCACTGGAAGGGGGAAGCAATCAATAGAGGACTATTTCGATATTTCATACGAGCTGGAAAGCACACTGAGGGAAAGGAACGACCGAAAAAAACTGGAGGAAATAGAGAAAATATCGGATATGGCAGACATCCATTATGTAAGGCAGAAAAAGCCACTTGGGTTGGGACATGCTATTTTCAGAGCAAAAAAACATGTTGATGGCGATGACTTTGCCGTAATGCTTGGAGATGACATAATTTTTTCCGAAAAGCCGTGCATCGGCCAGCTGATCGAGCAATTTAACAGCCATAAATCAGCAGTGATTGCAGTTGGAGAGGTACCGATGGAATTGGTTGGAAGATACGGAATCGCGGACTGCAGGGCAATAGACAACAGGCTATATGAAATAGTGGATATGGTGGAAAAGCCCAGCAGGGAGGAGGCACCGTCCAATCTTGCCGTCATGGGAAGGTACGTATTTACCTCTGAAATATTCGACTGCATAGAAAAAACAGAGATAGGGAAAGGAGGGGAGATACAGCTGACAGACGCAATAAAAATTTTGAATGGAAGGAAAAAGGTGTATGCATATAAATTCGAGGGAAAACGATTCGACCTGGGAAACAAACTTGACTGGATAAAGACGAATATAGAGGCTGCCCTGATAAGGGAAGAGTTTAGGGAAGAACTAATAAAATTCATGAGGGAAAAAGTAAAAGAAAAGAATCGCTAATTTTAAATAAATACCTATTATTACATATTTGGAGGCAAAAATATGAAAAGAAAGGCAGGTTTGGCGGGTATGATATGTATAGTAATAGCGGTTATGTTATTAATGCCCGGTAATCCATTATCGTTCAGTAGAAAAACGGGCGAACCAGTTTATCAAGTCAATGACAAATATATGGAATGTTTGGAACAACCATCTTATCAAGAAAATAAGGAGAAGGAGAATTTGCAGTACCATAATGGCATTTCAGATCAAAATGGCCAACCGTGCAAGCTGTATAAAACTCAGAATGATGACACTGAATACTGGGCTGTTCTGATAGGGGCTGGAATTTATGACAGCCATTCGGATGAAAACCGTCCGTCCATGCTAAGGGCAGCAGATGAGATGCATGATTTACTTCTACAATCTGATTATTGGCAGGAAGATCATATCAAAGTTCTTAAGGGTAAGGAATGCACGGCGGTTAATATCGTCGAGGCTTTACGGTGGTTGGATGAAAAAGATGATGAAAATGATATTTCTTTAGTTTATATCACAACACACGGTTTTAAAGGACCTGATATTCCACCTTTTGACGAAAGCGATGGCAAGGATGAATATCTTGCCACTTATTGGGGCTTTGAATATCCAGTTACATGCATATGGGATGATGAACTAAATTTTTTATTAAGCAGGCTTGATTCTAAGGGTGTTGCTGTCATTATCGACAGCTGCCACAGTGGAGGAGTTGGCGATTCATTCAGCGAGACAGAATGGATAAAAGGGTTTGCAGAGGATATTCAGGGAAATGGCAGAGTAATACTAATGTCCTGTGGAGAAGATGAATTATCATATGGTTCTTATTTCACCAATTATATAGTTGAGGGATTGAAGGAAGGAATTGCCGATTACAACCGGGATGGTATGTGTTCTGCTGAGGAAGCATTTGAGTATGCAGAACCAAAAATATTGGCACTTGCAGAAATATGGGGTGTTGAGTGGCATCCACAGATATATGACGGATATGAAGGAGAACTCGTTCTCACACCGGTACAAGAAAATATAAACCAGAAACAAACCGAGGATTGTGGATGGGGATATCTGATCGATAAAAGAATCAAATTTGCCCAAGGCTTTGTACCTTCAGTTGGTACTCTCACGAAAGTCAAGCTCTATATATGGAGATTGGAGGAAAATCCGCCAAGTTTAGAGGTCTCCATAAGAAAATCTCTTTCTGGTGAAAATTTAGTTACTGTTAATAAACCTGCTCATGAAATTGGAAGGAATTTAAACTGGGTTGAATTTGATTTTTCGGATATTAACGTCGACGCAGGACAGACATACTATATAGTATGTGAAACAGAAAGCGAGGAATACTCTTATGCTTGGGTTTTTGGTGCACACAATCCATATCCACAAGGAGCAGCATGGAGTCAGTTCACTAGTGGATCATGGAATAAAGAGAAATCCGAGGAATGGGGCTATATTGATTTTTGCTTTATAACATATGGAGAATAACCTATTTATTTCGTTTTTTCATAGCATATCATGAAACTCCCAACGATGGACGATGTGGATATCGACGGAAAGACAGTTTTAGCAAGAGTAGACATAAATTCTCCTCTCGACCCGGAAACGATGGAGATACTGGACATATCCAGAATAAAGAGAATCGTGCCCACCGTGAAGGAGCTGAGGGATAAAAAAAGTAAGGTAGTTATACTCGCCCATCAGGGAAGGCCCGGGGGGTGGGATTTCACGGGGCTTGAGAAGCATGCTGCTGCTCTTTCAAATGAGATTGGCGATGAAGTGAGGTATGTGAATGATATATATGGCAAAAGGGCAAGGAATGCTATAAAAGAACTTAAAGAAGGGGAGGTATTGATGCTGGACAACGTAAGAAAATTTGACGGGGAACAGGAGAAAAAAATGCCCGAGGATCATTCCCAGAGTATTATGGTGCATTCTCTGGCGCCGCTCGCCGACATATTTGTAAATGATGCATTTGCCGCTGCGCATCGCTCCCAATGCTCTTTAGTGGGCTTTATACCTGCCATGCCATCATGTGCCGGAAGACTTATGGAGAAGGAGATAAAAACACTTGCAAAAATAATGGAAAGACCGGAGAGGCCGAGCCTTTTCATATTTGGAGGGGCAAAGTATTCCAATGCCATAAAGGTGATAAACAATCTGCTTGAGAGAAAAGTGGCAGATAAAATTTTGCTGGGGGGCGTACCTGGAAGTGTATTTCTTAAAATGAAGAAAGCGTCTGCATCGGAAACGGAAGAGATATCAAAAATTTTGCATACTTTCAGAGACAAAATCGTCCTGCCCGTTGATGTGGCAATCGATGATGGCGGTAGAAAGGAACTGCTCGTATCCGAAATGCATGAGCTGCAGCCGTACGATATACAGGACATAGGGGGGGCTACAATAAAAGCATTTACTGAAGGGATAGATGGTGCATCGACCGTGCTCATTTCAGGCCCGATGGGCGTATTTGAAAAAAAGGAATTCGAAAAAGGAACGAGAAAAGTCCTCGAAGCCATCGCCGCCTCAAAATCCTTCTCAGTGATAGGCGGAGGGCATACGGTTGCGGCAGCGTGCAAATTCGGATTGGCAGATAAAATCTCCTATGTCTCAACCGGAGGCGGTTCATTGGAACAATTTTTGATGGGGGGAAAGCTGCCAGTGATAGATGCTTTAGAAAGATATAGGGGGAGGAAATGTTAAATAAAGCAGGAGCATTCTATCGCCGATATTATGAGCAATATCGTTCATGTTGTTGGAACAGGTACCATAGGTGAGCCGTTAGTTGGTCTTTTGTGTGATTTGAAGCACCAGCTCGGGATAGATGGAGTTACGTTCTACAAGCACAGTCCCGTGCTCACAGACAGGCCGAAGGTGAAAGGTCTGCTGGATAGGGGAGGTAAATTAGTCGTTAGAAAAGAAAAGGTGAATGAATTCAGGGAGCTTGGACTTGAGCCCGAATATATGGCAGAGGAAGCAATAGAAAGAGCTACGGTCGTTGTCGATTGCACTCCGAAGGGTGTGGGCAGGCAGAATAAAGAAAGATTTTACAGGAAATATGAAGATAAAGTCAAAGGTTTTCTGGCACAGGGCTCCGAATTTGGTTTCGGAAAGATGTATGCTGCCGGAATAAACGAAAAGGCATTGAATCAGGATAAGTACATACAGATAGTGAGTTGTAACACCCACAACATAGCGGTTGCAATAAAAACAGTCGCCCTTGAAGAATCAATGGATAATTTTGTGAGCGGAAGATTCGTCTGTATAAGGAGAACAAATGACATCTCACAGGATTCGGGATTCGTACCATCTCCCGAGGTGGGCAGCCATAATGATGAAAGGGGGACGCATCATGCAAGAGATGTCTGGCACCTTTACAATACTCTGGGGCTTGACCTGGATGTGTTTTCTTCGGCCATGAAAGTCAATACTCAGTATATGCATTCAATATGGTTCGACATAAACGTGAAAAAAGAAACGAGCATCGAAGAAATCATAGAAAAATGCATGGATGAACCGAAAATTGCTGTCACACACAAAAAACTTGCAAACCTTGTTTTTTCTTTTGGGAGGGATCACGGACATTACGGCAGGATATTGAATCAGACCGTTGCAGTTTTGCCAACAATATTTGTCAGGAACAAAAAAGAGGTGATAGGCTTTTGTTTCACGCCCCAAGATGGAAATTCTCTATTGAGCAGTATTACCGCCGTAGAGCACCTTTTGTATCCTGATGAATACAAGGAAAGAATCAAGGTGTTGTCTCCTTTCTTATTTGATGAGGTTTAGCCAAAGATAAAGCCCATTCCCTCGCTGGCGCTATCTTCTTCTTCCTTTATCTTATCATTTATGGGTTTCGCTTCCTTTTCACTCAATTTCTTGCCCAATTCATTTTCCTTGACTATATTGTCTGCCAGCTTGATAGCATCACTGCTTCCCTCTATTTTTACGTAGATGCTTTCTCCTTTCATGTCGAGTGATTTTGCATCCCTTATTGTGATGCTCTGTCTGCTCACCAGGTCATCTTTCTTCAGCAGATTTATTCCGCTTTCCTTTTCTTTCTTTATTTCAAATATTGCGTATCCCATCCCGCAATGAATAAAATCACTATTTAAGAGGGTTGTGGTTTTAAATTCTGTGTAGTTGTATCATTATGAATATTGAAATCATTGTTCCGGTGAAAAATACTGAGGACAGCAGTAAAGTAAAGCAGGCTTTATTCAATATCTTTCCCGATGCGGTAATAGAAGAGAAAGAAGGAATGTTAATCGGAAAAGCGAAGAGCTTTGAAAATTTTAAGAAATTGCTGGAAATGCAGAGGATACGGGATACAGTAAAGGTTTTTCTAGGAAAACGTGTACGAAACGGTACGCTATCATTCAAATTGAACAAGGAAGCTGCTTATGCCGGAAAAATAAATTTTGTGATAGTCAGCCATCCAATGGGGGAAATAAAAGTAACGATAAAGGAAAAAAACGAAGAAGCCCTAGAAGAATTCATAGATTGGTTGACAGAAAAGGAATAAATCAGCAATACAAAATTTTGGAGATAGGGAGAGGTGGTGTAGAAAAAAGAGTTTTTCTCGATTTTGTGACGATAGTGTTTACCAACTCATATCTTTACATCCACTATAATTAGGCATCGATTTTTGTAAAATTTTTTGGCATGAACCGTCTTTTCTACATCACCGAGGATAATCTAGCAGTATATAAAAAGACTCTTGCTCAGGTCTGGAATGACGGAAAGATGACTGTCGACGAGAAAGAACTGCTGCACAATTTAAGGAAGC
This Candidatus Thermoplasmatota archaeon DNA region includes the following protein-coding sequences:
- the pgk gene encoding phosphoglycerate kinase, whose translation is MKLPTMDDVDIDGKTVLARVDINSPLDPETMEILDISRIKRIVPTVKELRDKKSKVVILAHQGRPGGWDFTGLEKHAAALSNEIGDEVRYVNDIYGKRARNAIKELKEGEVLMLDNVRKFDGEQEKKMPEDHSQSIMVHSLAPLADIFVNDAFAAAHRSQCSLVGFIPAMPSCAGRLMEKEIKTLAKIMERPERPSLFIFGGAKYSNAIKVINNLLERKVADKILLGGVPGSVFLKMKKASASETEEISKILHTFRDKIVLPVDVAIDDGGRKELLVSEMHELQPYDIQDIGGATIKAFTEGIDGASTVLISGPMGVFEKKEFEKGTRKVLEAIAASKSFSVIGGGHTVAAACKFGLADKISYVSTGGGSLEQFLMGGKLPVIDALERYRGRKC
- the galU gene encoding UTP--glucose-1-phosphate uridylyltransferase GalU; protein product: MKAVIPAAGLGTRFLPATKSTPKEMLPVVDKPAIQYVVEEAVKSGIDDILIITGRGKQSIEDYFDISYELESTLRERNDRKKLEEIEKISDMADIHYVRQKKPLGLGHAIFRAKKHVDGDDFAVMLGDDIIFSEKPCIGQLIEQFNSHKSAVIAVGEVPMELVGRYGIADCRAIDNRLYEIVDMVEKPSREEAPSNLAVMGRYVFTSEIFDCIEKTEIGKGGEIQLTDAIKILNGRKKVYAYKFEGKRFDLGNKLDWIKTNIEAALIREEFREELIKFMREKVKEKNR
- a CDS encoding RNA-binding domain-containing protein codes for the protein MNIEIIVPVKNTEDSSKVKQALFNIFPDAVIEEKEGMLIGKAKSFENFKKLLEMQRIRDTVKVFLGKRVRNGTLSFKLNKEAAYAGKINFVIVSHPMGEIKVTIKEKNEEALEEFIDWLTEKE
- a CDS encoding caspase family protein → MKRKAGLAGMICIVIAVMLLMPGNPLSFSRKTGEPVYQVNDKYMECLEQPSYQENKEKENLQYHNGISDQNGQPCKLYKTQNDDTEYWAVLIGAGIYDSHSDENRPSMLRAADEMHDLLLQSDYWQEDHIKVLKGKECTAVNIVEALRWLDEKDDENDISLVYITTHGFKGPDIPPFDESDGKDEYLATYWGFEYPVTCIWDDELNFLLSRLDSKGVAVIIDSCHSGGVGDSFSETEWIKGFAEDIQGNGRVILMSCGEDELSYGSYFTNYIVEGLKEGIADYNRDGMCSAEEAFEYAEPKILALAEIWGVEWHPQIYDGYEGELVLTPVQENINQKQTEDCGWGYLIDKRIKFAQGFVPSVGTLTKVKLYIWRLEENPPSLEVSIRKSLSGENLVTVNKPAHEIGRNLNWVEFDFSDINVDAGQTYYIVCETESEEYSYAWVFGAHNPYPQGAAWSQFTSGSWNKEKSEEWGYIDFCFITYGE